The following proteins are co-located in the Bosea sp. AS-1 genome:
- a CDS encoding ABC transporter ATP-binding protein, with the protein MASLAMMEPRQSDAPHLSGSTAVGCHNLSVRFVTERRTVTALENVSFSVESGGFLSLLGPSGCGKSTLLRVVADLIPPSSGQVTVLGQTPQQARLQRALGFVFQDAALLPWRTALQNVELSLEVGGRPRLPAGMPTPRELLKLVGLEGWEGSFPHELSGGMRQRVSIARALLGGPRLLLMDEPFGALDEITRDRLNEELRRIWRETGTTILFVTHSVYEALFLGEQVLVLAANPGRVASLVDIDLPRDRTLAIRETPEFMRTATILRAALGGTE; encoded by the coding sequence ATGGCTTCGCTCGCCATGATGGAACCGCGCCAGAGCGATGCACCGCATCTGTCCGGGAGCACCGCCGTCGGCTGTCACAACCTCTCGGTACGCTTCGTCACCGAGCGGCGCACCGTCACCGCGCTGGAGAATGTCAGCTTCTCCGTCGAAAGCGGCGGCTTCCTCAGCCTGCTGGGGCCTTCCGGCTGCGGCAAGTCGACCTTGCTGCGGGTGGTGGCCGATCTGATCCCACCGAGCTCGGGCCAGGTCACGGTTCTGGGCCAGACCCCGCAACAGGCGCGGCTCCAACGCGCGCTCGGCTTCGTGTTCCAGGATGCCGCCCTGCTGCCCTGGCGTACCGCCTTGCAGAATGTCGAGCTCTCGCTCGAGGTCGGCGGCAGGCCGCGCCTGCCGGCCGGCATGCCGACCCCACGCGAACTGCTCAAGCTCGTCGGGCTGGAGGGCTGGGAAGGTAGCTTTCCGCATGAACTGTCCGGAGGCATGCGCCAGCGTGTCTCGATCGCTCGTGCGCTGCTCGGCGGACCGCGGCTCCTGCTGATGGACGAGCCGTTCGGCGCACTCGACGAGATCACGCGCGACCGGCTGAACGAAGAGCTGCGTCGCATCTGGCGCGAGACCGGCACGACCATCCTGTTCGTCACCCATTCTGTCTATGAGGCGCTCTTCCTCGGCGAGCAGGTCCTGGTGCTGGCCGCCAATCCGGGCCGCGTCGCATCGCTGGTCGATATCGACCTGCCGCGAGATCGCACCCTCGCGATCCGCGAGACACCTGAGTTCATGCGGACCGCCACGATCCTGCGCGCAGCTTTGGGAGGCACGGAATGA
- a CDS encoding FAD-dependent oxidoreductase gives MTPTTIAEPGGSVPVVAKTDVLVVGGGPAGMAAAIAARREGCAVTMVERYPYLGGLASGGMVLVLDDMHNGDEVTVQGVCMEMIERMAARGACVYPPPEERRQDWAMHRKWARWGAHDFRAQTKPQPIVMAAAFDPDGWKRAANEMVTEAKLDVRLHSWFSRTLVENGKVTGIVCETKSGRQAILAETIVDASGDLDVAASAGAAHEKGSFIVTTVFRLGGVDTDEAERFQHEEPETFAEIDRQAKRIMGGSWDMWWLKTPLPGVVWCNCPHMAGFDALAVEDLTRADFEGRNKLYALVDYVREHMPGFRNCFVVDVAPQLGVRQTRLLQGDYVVSKRDVLDRVHFADTVARGRDYYTPYRAMLPRGLDGLVVAGRHYSATEQAQKMSREIPPCMAMGQSAGVAAALAVAGGQRLRDVAPQEICKRVRAQGGDPGDIPSTNATILENAA, from the coding sequence ATGACTCCGACCACCATCGCAGAACCGGGCGGGTCCGTTCCCGTCGTCGCCAAGACCGACGTGCTTGTCGTCGGCGGCGGACCGGCCGGCATGGCCGCCGCGATCGCCGCCCGCCGCGAGGGCTGCGCCGTCACCATGGTCGAGCGCTACCCGTATCTCGGCGGCCTCGCCTCCGGCGGCATGGTGCTGGTGCTCGACGACATGCACAACGGCGACGAGGTCACCGTGCAGGGTGTCTGCATGGAGATGATCGAGCGCATGGCGGCACGCGGCGCCTGCGTCTACCCGCCGCCCGAGGAGCGCCGCCAGGACTGGGCGATGCATCGCAAATGGGCGCGCTGGGGCGCCCATGATTTCCGCGCCCAGACCAAGCCGCAGCCGATCGTCATGGCCGCCGCCTTCGACCCCGACGGCTGGAAGCGCGCCGCCAACGAGATGGTAACCGAGGCCAAGCTCGACGTGCGCCTGCACTCCTGGTTCTCGCGCACGCTGGTCGAGAACGGCAAGGTCACCGGCATCGTCTGCGAGACCAAGTCGGGGCGACAGGCGATCCTGGCGGAGACGATCGTCGATGCCTCCGGCGATCTCGACGTAGCCGCCTCGGCCGGCGCGGCCCATGAGAAGGGCTCCTTCATCGTCACGACCGTGTTCCGCCTCGGTGGCGTCGACACCGACGAGGCCGAGCGCTTCCAGCACGAGGAGCCCGAGACCTTCGCCGAGATCGACCGCCAGGCCAAGCGCATCATGGGCGGTTCCTGGGACATGTGGTGGCTGAAGACACCGCTGCCCGGCGTCGTCTGGTGTAATTGCCCGCACATGGCCGGCTTCGACGCGCTTGCGGTCGAGGATCTGACCCGCGCCGATTTCGAGGGTCGCAACAAGCTCTATGCCCTCGTCGACTATGTCCGCGAGCATATGCCCGGCTTCCGCAACTGCTTCGTCGTCGACGTCGCGCCGCAGCTCGGCGTGCGCCAGACCCGGCTGCTGCAAGGCGACTATGTGGTGAGCAAGCGCGACGTGCTCGACCGGGTCCATTTCGCCGACACCGTGGCGCGCGGCCGCGATTACTACACGCCCTATCGCGCCATGCTGCCGCGCGGGCTCGACGGGCTCGTCGTCGCCGGGCGGCATTATTCCGCGACGGAGCAGGCACAGAAGATGTCGCGCGAGATTCCGCCCTGCATGGCGATGGGCCAGTCGGCCGGCGTCGCCGCGGCGCTCGCTGTCGCCGGCGGACAGCGCCTGCGCGATGTCGCTCCGCAGGAGATCTGCAAGCGCGTGCGCGCCCAGGGCGGCGACCCGGGCGACATCCCCTCAACGAACGCCACCATCCTGGAGAATGCCGCGTGA
- a CDS encoding CaiB/BaiF CoA-transferase family protein, translating into MTNPAELPLAGIKVVDFTQVMMGPVATQVLGDYGADVVKIERPPTGDLSRTSFPNDPAGLQGPVFCSLNRNKRSIVLDLRKQEAKDAVLRLIDEADVVVNNFRAGVMERMGFSYETLAARNPRLIYAVGTGFGLTGPYAHKGGQDVLAQALSGVMHRRANADQPLAVLSTTFADYSAGMHMVQGILLALLQRHKTGKGQRISVSLFDSMLAAQTQEAAAQMMRGREVNWGAMPLTGVFETQDGALVMVGAFKADPIGDIATALDLPTLKDDPRFAGHELQVANKSALQAIFAERFATQTTAYWLERLEQQDLLCAPVRQLAETLDDEQTRVNGMILEADGPTERVRVVGSPIHMEAAPVSIRIVPAGLGQHTDEILSELGLSAFGKVA; encoded by the coding sequence GTGACCAACCCCGCCGAACTGCCGCTCGCCGGCATCAAGGTCGTCGACTTCACCCAGGTGATGATGGGGCCCGTCGCGACACAGGTGCTCGGAGACTACGGCGCCGACGTCGTCAAGATCGAGCGGCCGCCTACCGGCGACCTCTCGCGCACATCCTTCCCCAACGACCCAGCCGGGTTGCAGGGGCCGGTGTTCTGCTCGCTCAACCGCAACAAGCGCTCGATCGTGCTCGACCTGCGCAAGCAGGAAGCGAAAGATGCCGTGTTACGGCTGATCGACGAGGCCGATGTCGTCGTGAACAATTTCCGCGCCGGCGTGATGGAGCGAATGGGCTTCTCCTACGAGACGCTCGCCGCCCGCAACCCGCGATTGATCTATGCGGTCGGCACCGGCTTCGGCCTGACCGGTCCCTATGCCCACAAGGGCGGGCAGGACGTGCTGGCTCAGGCGCTTTCGGGCGTGATGCATCGGCGCGCCAACGCCGACCAGCCGCTGGCCGTGCTCTCGACCACTTTCGCCGACTATTCAGCGGGCATGCACATGGTCCAGGGCATCCTGCTGGCGCTGCTGCAACGCCACAAGACCGGCAAGGGACAGCGCATCAGCGTCTCGCTGTTCGATTCGATGCTGGCGGCGCAGACGCAGGAAGCTGCCGCACAGATGATGCGTGGGCGCGAAGTCAACTGGGGCGCCATGCCGCTCACCGGCGTCTTCGAGACGCAGGATGGAGCGCTGGTGATGGTCGGGGCCTTCAAGGCCGATCCGATCGGCGACATCGCCACCGCGCTCGACCTGCCGACGCTGAAGGACGATCCGCGCTTCGCCGGCCATGAGCTGCAGGTCGCCAACAAGTCTGCCTTGCAGGCGATCTTCGCCGAGCGCTTCGCGACGCAGACCACCGCCTATTGGCTGGAGCGGCTGGAACAGCAGGACCTGCTGTGCGCGCCGGTGCGCCAGCTCGCCGAAACCCTCGACGACGAGCAGACCCGCGTGAACGGGATGATTCTCGAAGCGGATGGACCGACCGAGCGCGTGCGCGTGGTCGGCTCGCCGATTCACATGGAAGCCGCGCCGGTCTCGATCCGCATCGTTCCTGCCGGCCTTGGGCAGCATACTGATGAAATCCTGAGCGAGCTTGGGCTCTCGGCCTTCGGAAAGGTCGCCTGA
- a CDS encoding LysR family transcriptional regulator, producing the protein MHAPALFYFREVARLGSIRRAAAQLNVAASAINRQILKLEDEFGGPLFDRLPAGMRLTVAGTLLLQHVASTIEAYGQVRAAIDDLREARSGHVTIAALDSLLVDFLPRALARFGRDFPAINHTVLAAPPAEVADMVGSGAVDIGLTFVSPLPANVHFIAEVPAPIGVVMPVDHPLTARLSVSFEEALSYPVLDQSGPLPRGADTDADFSQFKALLKPKVTSNSIQMIRVCIELGLGIAFFTRLGFLKEIEHGEIAWRPLASPGVNALRIGMITAANRLQSPPAVQLSKSLVKDLRRLTAS; encoded by the coding sequence ATGCATGCCCCCGCCCTGTTCTACTTCCGGGAGGTCGCGCGGCTTGGCTCGATCCGGCGTGCAGCCGCGCAGCTCAACGTTGCCGCCAGCGCCATCAACCGCCAGATCCTCAAGCTGGAAGACGAGTTCGGCGGGCCGCTTTTCGACCGTTTGCCCGCCGGCATGCGCCTGACCGTCGCAGGCACCTTGCTGCTGCAGCACGTCGCCTCCACGATCGAGGCTTACGGACAGGTTCGCGCCGCGATCGATGACCTTCGCGAAGCCCGCTCGGGACACGTCACGATTGCGGCGCTGGATTCCCTCCTGGTCGACTTCCTGCCCCGTGCCCTGGCACGCTTCGGCAGGGACTTTCCCGCCATCAATCACACCGTGCTCGCCGCGCCCCCCGCGGAGGTGGCCGACATGGTCGGCAGCGGGGCTGTCGATATCGGGCTGACCTTCGTCAGCCCGCTGCCGGCGAACGTGCACTTCATCGCGGAAGTCCCGGCGCCGATCGGTGTCGTCATGCCGGTCGATCATCCTTTGACGGCGCGCCTGAGCGTCAGCTTCGAGGAGGCGCTGTCCTATCCCGTGCTCGATCAGTCCGGACCGTTGCCGCGCGGCGCCGACACCGACGCCGATTTCAGCCAGTTCAAGGCCCTGCTCAAGCCGAAAGTGACCTCGAACTCGATCCAGATGATCCGGGTCTGCATCGAGCTCGGGCTCGGCATCGCCTTCTTCACGCGGCTCGGGTTCCTGAAGGAAATCGAGCACGGTGAGATCGCATGGCGCCCGCTGGCCTCGCCCGGCGTGAATGCGTTGCGCATCGGCATGATCACGGCAGCCAACCGCCTGCAATCGCCCCCAGCCGTCCAGCTTTCCAAGAGCTTGGTGAAGGATCTTCGTCGGCTGACGGCAAGCTGA
- the fdxA gene encoding ferredoxin, whose protein sequence is MPFVITDACIDIKDKACLAACPVDCIYEGGRTLYIQPDECIDCGLCETVCPVAAIHADDRLPPELAAWPAINRDFFGPEVTGWGKPGGSDMSLTTTRDHPTVTAWPRKAAT, encoded by the coding sequence ATGCCTTTCGTCATTACCGACGCCTGCATCGACATCAAGGACAAGGCCTGCCTCGCGGCCTGTCCGGTCGACTGCATCTACGAAGGCGGGCGCACCCTTTATATCCAGCCCGACGAATGCATCGATTGCGGCCTGTGCGAGACGGTCTGCCCGGTCGCGGCCATCCATGCCGACGATCGGCTGCCGCCGGAACTCGCTGCATGGCCAGCGATCAACCGCGATTTCTTCGGCCCGGAGGTGACCGGCTGGGGCAAGCCCGGCGGCTCCGACATGTCTTTGACGACGACGCGCGATCACCCCACGGTAACGGCCTGGCCGAGAAAGGCCGCGACCTGA
- a CDS encoding ABC transporter permease, which yields MTLAAAIPPDATISEAEESFRRVRRRAQIRRRILPFVGIAIFLGIWAALVYLFKVPPFVAPTPLLVAQTLIGKGGVLLSNLVPTAIEALSGFLLGNIVAIVIATAFVHKKTLEETFFPTVVLINTIPVVAKAPILVLLLGNGMEPKIAIAALICFFPTLVNMVRGLEAVNPQAMELMRVLSASKREVFFKLRLYNSLPYLFSALKISASTSVVGAIVGEWIGSNVGIGALIIQATYSFDSALLYATVIVASCFSMLFFLTVTMLERLIVRWQPTNAH from the coding sequence ATGACGCTCGCCGCCGCGATCCCCCCCGATGCGACCATCTCCGAGGCGGAGGAGAGCTTTCGCCGCGTCCGTCGCCGCGCCCAGATTCGCCGGCGCATCCTGCCCTTCGTCGGCATCGCGATCTTCCTCGGCATCTGGGCCGCTCTGGTCTACCTTTTCAAGGTCCCGCCCTTCGTCGCTCCGACCCCTCTGCTGGTGGCGCAGACGCTGATCGGCAAGGGCGGCGTCCTGCTGTCGAACCTCGTCCCGACCGCGATCGAGGCGCTTTCCGGTTTCCTGCTCGGCAATATCGTCGCGATCGTCATCGCCACCGCCTTCGTCCATAAGAAGACGCTCGAAGAGACTTTCTTCCCGACGGTGGTGCTGATCAACACCATCCCGGTCGTGGCCAAGGCTCCGATCCTCGTGCTGCTGCTGGGCAACGGCATGGAGCCCAAGATCGCGATCGCCGCGCTGATCTGCTTCTTCCCGACGCTGGTGAACATGGTGCGCGGGCTCGAGGCGGTGAACCCGCAGGCGATGGAGCTGATGCGGGTGCTTTCGGCCTCGAAGCGCGAGGTCTTCTTCAAGCTGCGCCTCTACAACTCGCTGCCCTATCTGTTCTCCGCGCTGAAGATCTCGGCCTCGACCTCGGTGGTCGGTGCCATCGTCGGCGAATGGATCGGCTCGAATGTCGGCATCGGCGCATTGATCATCCAGGCGACCTACTCGTTCGACTCGGCCCTGCTCTACGCCACCGTGATCGTCGCCTCCTGCTTCTCGATGCTGTTCTTCCTGACAGTGACCATGCTGGAGCGCCTGATCGTGCGCTGGCAGCCGACCAACGCGCACTGA
- a CDS encoding YciI family protein, with protein sequence MPYAISWMDEPGTAELRLKLRDAHLDYMRGNLHRVLASGGLLDDPGEVGIGGLILLDIDSRTEAEDFVKADPFYTGGVYRNPAITRWRKAFYDGKAFI encoded by the coding sequence ATGCCGTATGCAATCAGCTGGATGGACGAGCCGGGAACCGCGGAGCTTCGCCTCAAACTACGTGACGCACACCTGGACTACATGCGCGGGAATCTCCACCGCGTCCTCGCCAGCGGAGGGCTGCTCGACGATCCCGGCGAGGTCGGAATAGGCGGGCTGATCCTGCTCGACATCGACAGCAGGACGGAGGCCGAGGACTTCGTGAAGGCGGATCCCTTCTACACGGGCGGAGTCTACAGGAACCCGGCCATCACCCGCTGGAGGAAGGCATTTTACGACGGCAAAGCCTTCATCTGA
- a CDS encoding ABC transporter substrate-binding protein, with protein sequence MPRNRRVFLQSAAAMALAGPLLSFEASAQGKAIVNMQLGWIVGGNQIGEVCAKALGYYDAEGIEMRIQAGGPNVDGVAIVASGRFEVGQVSSSPSLMLAASQDVPVVCFAAGCQKHPYTFYSLKKNPVREPKDFIGKKVGIQSTGIILLRALLAQNKIPEKDVTIVPIGAEMTPLLTGQVDVVTGWETNTTALKVLGPDRVGMSLWDAGVKLYALPYYATADTLKAKSDLLAKYLRASAKGWAYAYENRDKAVALLVKEYPNLIAADEREALDVMLSFSFGPQTKAEGWGTMDSTVWQQQIDLYAALGQFTKRTPKLSEVMTLDVLRMTADARPRIG encoded by the coding sequence ATGCCACGCAACAGACGTGTCTTTCTGCAATCCGCCGCTGCCATGGCCCTTGCCGGCCCCTTGCTTTCCTTCGAAGCGTCCGCGCAAGGCAAGGCCATCGTCAACATGCAGCTCGGCTGGATCGTCGGCGGTAATCAGATCGGCGAAGTCTGCGCCAAGGCGCTCGGCTACTACGATGCCGAAGGCATCGAGATGCGCATCCAGGCCGGCGGCCCCAATGTTGACGGCGTCGCCATCGTCGCCAGCGGTCGGTTCGAGGTCGGTCAGGTCTCGTCCAGCCCGTCGCTGATGCTCGCCGCCTCGCAGGACGTGCCGGTGGTCTGCTTTGCCGCCGGCTGCCAGAAACATCCCTACACTTTCTATTCGCTGAAGAAGAACCCGGTGCGCGAACCGAAGGACTTCATCGGCAAGAAGGTCGGCATCCAGTCCACGGGCATCATCCTGCTGCGTGCCCTGCTGGCGCAGAACAAGATTCCCGAGAAGGACGTCACCATCGTTCCGATCGGCGCGGAGATGACGCCGCTGCTCACCGGCCAGGTCGATGTCGTGACCGGTTGGGAGACCAACACCACCGCGCTCAAGGTCCTCGGCCCCGATCGGGTCGGGATGTCGCTCTGGGACGCCGGGGTGAAGCTCTATGCCCTGCCCTACTACGCGACAGCCGATACGCTGAAGGCGAAGAGCGATCTGCTGGCGAAGTACCTGCGCGCCTCCGCGAAGGGCTGGGCTTACGCTTATGAAAATCGCGACAAGGCGGTGGCGCTTCTGGTCAAGGAATATCCGAATCTGATTGCGGCCGACGAGCGCGAAGCCCTCGATGTGATGCTCTCGTTCTCGTTCGGCCCCCAGACCAAGGCAGAGGGCTGGGGCACGATGGATTCGACCGTCTGGCAGCAGCAGATCGACCTCTATGCGGCGCTGGGCCAGTTCACCAAGCGCACGCCGAAGCTCTCGGAGGTGATGACGCTCGATGTGCTCAGGATGACGGCCGATGCGCGGCCGAGGATCGGTTGA
- a CDS encoding CMP deaminase, whose product MRAALEAARESPNRVRQVGARLELADGTTITACNTFPAGVRDLPERHEGDGRFVWMEHAERHAIFAAARRGSATAGARLTTTFFPCIDCARAIVDAGITCVETPPPAFEDAVWGEAFVRSSVILAEGGVAIQHVVIPEPSER is encoded by the coding sequence ATGCGGGCGGCACTGGAAGCCGCCCGCGAAAGCCCGAACCGCGTGCGTCAGGTCGGGGCCCGCCTGGAGCTTGCGGACGGCACGACGATCACGGCCTGCAACACCTTTCCGGCCGGCGTCCGCGACCTCCCCGAGCGGCACGAAGGCGACGGCCGCTTCGTCTGGATGGAGCATGCCGAGCGGCACGCGATCTTCGCCGCGGCGCGCCGCGGCAGCGCCACGGCCGGCGCCCGGCTGACGACGACCTTCTTTCCCTGCATCGACTGCGCCCGAGCAATCGTCGACGCGGGGATCACCTGCGTCGAGACGCCCCCGCCCGCCTTTGAAGACGCGGTATGGGGCGAGGCCTTCGTCCGCTCCAGCGTGATCCTCGCGGAAGGCGGCGTGGCCATCCAGCACGTCGTCATTCCTGAGCCTTCGGAGCGCTGA
- a CDS encoding amidohydrolase produces MLVTESASTSALQPKYPLSDRPASSQASGFAIGTLPKSVHPGLKSMLSRCTPAALGFGADARPGAPSLPKAGAMRADLIIRNGHIVSMDRDFAVHIDGAVVVSDGRIVAAGPASVAEGFTASREIDADGGLVIPGLINSHCHFAMTPFRGLGEGLPNRLERFMWPLERDMVDGDLVETGAILGAIEMVVAGTTCVVDSYTYPERRALAADRVGLRALIGQTVMNQRTPDSPDWRAGIRRAEGWLADWAGHRLVTPILSPHSPYALDDEALGAVVALSDRSGCGITMHVSEFEWEAQRLRERRGLTPIAHLDALGYSDRVFIAAHCIFVDDDDIAIMARGGMSVAHNMVANIKSGKGVAPAAKLRRAGVAVGLGTDGPMSGNGIDTLGQLGYVAKVANLMANDNAAMPPRDVVEMATIGAARAIGMADEIGSLEAGKKADIAIIRTDQPHMQPLYDVYTSLVFSATTRDVATTIVDGRIVASDGVALQADMNAAVADVRAAGEKLAAHIGLPPLAMSGGHAIAPARPFLS; encoded by the coding sequence ATGCTGGTGACGGAGAGCGCATCCACCAGCGCCTTGCAGCCGAAGTATCCACTCTCGGATAGGCCGGCTAGTTCGCAGGCATCTGGCTTCGCGATAGGCACGTTGCCGAAATCAGTACATCCGGGGCTAAAATCGATGCTTTCCCGCTGCACCCCGGCGGCGCTAGGCTTTGGTGCCGATGCGCGCCCGGGCGCGCCGAGTCTGCCGAAAGCGGGGGCCATGCGAGCCGATCTGATCATCCGTAACGGCCATATCGTCAGTATGGACCGGGATTTCGCGGTCCATATCGACGGTGCGGTGGTGGTGTCCGATGGTCGGATCGTCGCCGCCGGCCCGGCCTCGGTCGCCGAAGGCTTCACGGCCTCGCGGGAGATCGATGCCGACGGCGGGCTTGTCATTCCGGGGCTGATCAACAGCCATTGCCATTTCGCCATGACGCCGTTCCGTGGTCTCGGCGAAGGTCTGCCCAATCGGCTGGAGCGCTTCATGTGGCCGCTGGAGCGGGACATGGTCGACGGCGATCTGGTCGAGACCGGCGCGATCCTGGGGGCGATCGAGATGGTCGTCGCCGGCACGACCTGCGTCGTCGACAGCTATACCTATCCGGAACGACGCGCGCTCGCAGCGGATCGGGTCGGCCTGCGCGCGCTGATCGGCCAGACCGTGATGAACCAGCGCACGCCGGATTCGCCGGATTGGCGGGCCGGCATCCGGCGCGCCGAAGGCTGGCTTGCCGATTGGGCCGGCCATCGGCTGGTCACACCGATCCTTTCGCCGCATTCCCCCTATGCCTTGGACGACGAGGCGCTTGGCGCCGTCGTCGCGCTCAGCGATCGCAGCGGCTGCGGCATCACCATGCATGTCTCCGAGTTCGAATGGGAGGCGCAGCGCCTGCGCGAACGGCGCGGCCTGACGCCGATCGCCCATCTCGACGCGCTCGGCTATTCGGACCGGGTCTTCATCGCGGCGCATTGCATCTTCGTCGACGACGACGACATCGCGATCATGGCCAGGGGCGGAATGAGCGTCGCGCACAACATGGTCGCCAACATCAAGTCGGGAAAAGGCGTGGCGCCGGCCGCCAAGCTGCGGCGGGCCGGCGTCGCCGTCGGTCTCGGCACCGACGGGCCGATGAGCGGCAACGGCATCGATACGCTCGGCCAGCTCGGCTATGTCGCCAAGGTCGCGAACCTGATGGCGAACGACAATGCGGCGATGCCGCCGCGCGACGTCGTCGAGATGGCGACCATCGGCGCGGCACGGGCGATCGGCATGGCCGACGAGATCGGCTCGCTCGAAGCCGGCAAAAAGGCCGATATCGCGATCATCCGGACGGATCAGCCGCATATGCAGCCGCTCTACGACGTCTATACCTCGCTGGTCTTCAGCGCGACGACCCGCGACGTGGCGACCACCATCGTCGATGGCCGCATCGTCGCCAGCGACGGCGTGGCACTCCAGGCCGACATGAACGCAGCCGTCGCCGATGTCCGCGCGGCCGGCGAGAAGCTTGCGGCGCATATCGGCCTGCCGCCCCTGGCGATGAGCGGCGGCCATGCCATCGCCCCTGCCCGCCCCTTCCTGTCCTGA
- a CDS encoding enoyl-CoA hydratase-related protein — translation MPISLSIEDHVARITIDRPEVLNALDQPAEAEMEAIWRRIEADPSVRVAVLTGAGDRAFCTGADMRNVDPDLTGLAYWAAARPAGFGGIALRQTLDIPVIARVNGHAVGGGFEMVLGCDLVVAAEHASFGLTEPRVGRLPLDGGMVLLQRQIAHRHALGMLLTGRRIKAQEALGFGLVNEVAAQEDLDAAVDRWVQDILACAPLSLRAIKQVMRRTAHLSPTEAQALRLPALVAALQSEDSNEGVRAFREKRKPVWQGR, via the coding sequence ATGCCCATCAGCCTTTCCATCGAGGACCATGTCGCCCGCATCACCATCGATCGGCCGGAGGTGCTGAACGCGCTCGACCAGCCGGCCGAGGCTGAGATGGAGGCGATCTGGCGACGCATCGAGGCCGACCCCTCGGTGCGCGTCGCCGTGCTGACCGGCGCCGGCGATCGCGCTTTCTGCACCGGCGCGGACATGCGCAACGTCGATCCGGACCTGACCGGCCTGGCCTATTGGGCCGCGGCCAGGCCGGCGGGCTTTGGCGGCATCGCCTTGCGTCAGACGCTCGACATCCCCGTCATCGCCCGGGTCAATGGCCACGCCGTCGGTGGCGGCTTCGAGATGGTGCTCGGCTGCGACCTCGTGGTGGCGGCCGAGCATGCGAGCTTCGGGCTGACCGAGCCACGTGTCGGCCGGCTGCCGCTCGATGGCGGCATGGTGCTGCTGCAGCGCCAGATCGCGCATCGCCACGCGCTTGGCATGCTGCTGACCGGACGCCGGATCAAGGCGCAGGAAGCGCTCGGCTTCGGCCTCGTCAACGAGGTTGCGGCCCAGGAGGATCTCGACGCGGCGGTGGATCGCTGGGTGCAGGACATCCTGGCCTGCGCGCCCCTTTCGCTGCGCGCGATCAAGCAGGTCATGCGCCGGACAGCCCATCTGTCGCCAACGGAAGCGCAGGCGCTGCGCCTGCCGGCTCTCGTCGCGGCCTTGCAATCGGAGGATTCGAACGAAGGCGTCCGCGCCTTCCGCGAGAAGCGCAAGCCCGTCTGGCAGGGCCGCTGA
- a CDS encoding ABC transporter substrate-binding protein, translating to MNRISDRPAFSPSRRALLASGLALAGSGLTVSVARSAGKDVVNAQLSWRLSNNQLGEIAAMKLGYYEAEGIELKMQPGGPSNDGVAIVASGRANVGQLSSSPSLLLAVSQGIPLRCFASALQRHPFTFFSLPRAPVRTPQDMVGKRVGIQATARPLLRGMLLRNGLKESDVKITVIGAELTPLLTGQVDVATGWMSNGLAVGPDRIELPLWDCGVRLYALPYYATTDTLAKNKDVLARFVRASAKGWAFAYQNVEKAVGYLLENQPELDAANAMATAKSLITFAYDETTRSQGWGAMSQKLWQDQIDLFRELGEFTARAPSADEVFTPEILALTQDSRPRLG from the coding sequence ATGAACCGGATATCCGACCGTCCCGCCTTCTCTCCCAGCCGGCGGGCGCTGCTCGCCTCCGGACTCGCACTTGCCGGCAGCGGGCTCACCGTCTCGGTCGCGCGCAGCGCCGGCAAGGATGTCGTGAACGCGCAGCTGAGCTGGCGGCTCAGCAACAACCAGCTCGGCGAGATCGCCGCGATGAAGCTCGGCTATTACGAGGCCGAGGGCATCGAGCTGAAAATGCAACCAGGCGGTCCGAGCAATGACGGCGTCGCCATCGTCGCCTCCGGCCGCGCCAATGTCGGCCAGCTCTCGTCCTCGCCGTCGCTGCTGCTGGCTGTCTCCCAGGGCATTCCGCTGCGCTGCTTCGCCTCGGCGCTGCAACGGCACCCCTTCACCTTCTTCTCGCTGCCGCGGGCGCCCGTGCGCACGCCGCAGGACATGGTCGGCAAACGCGTCGGCATCCAGGCGACGGCGCGCCCGCTGCTGCGCGGCATGCTGCTGCGCAACGGCCTCAAGGAGAGCGACGTCAAGATCACGGTGATCGGTGCCGAGCTGACGCCGCTGCTCACCGGCCAGGTCGACGTCGCGACGGGCTGGATGTCGAACGGCCTGGCGGTCGGCCCCGACCGGATCGAGCTGCCGCTCTGGGATTGCGGCGTGCGCCTCTACGCCCTGCCCTATTACGCGACGACCGATACGCTGGCGAAGAACAAGGACGTCCTCGCCCGCTTCGTGCGCGCCAGCGCCAAGGGCTGGGCCTTCGCCTATCAGAATGTCGAGAAGGCTGTGGGCTACCTCCTGGAGAACCAGCCCGAGCTCGACGCGGCCAATGCGATGGCGACGGCGAAATCCCTGATCACCTTCGCTTATGACGAAACCACCCGCAGCCAGGGCTGGGGGGCGATGTCGCAGAAACTCTGGCAGGACCAGATCGACCTGTTCCGGGAATTGGGCGAATTCACCGCCCGCGCCCCGTCGGCGGACGAGGTCTTCACGCCGGAGATCCTCGCGCTCACCCAGGATTCGCGTCCGCGCCTCGGCTGA